The sequence AGAGACGGGAGTGCCGACTCTGTCGGTCCGAAAATCGGACACCGAGAAAAACCGCGGTGCTGGTTAGAAGTACGCGCCGCAGGACGGACAGGACACGCCGTCGCGGAAGTGAGCGATCCAGCGGCCGCCCTTGAACCCGAAGTACGCGCCGAGGACTCCGAGCGGTAGGGTGGCCGCGATCCCGGCACCCATTGTCGCGAGGCCCACCATTCCTCCGACAATGAACCCGAAGAATAGCGAGGCTAGCGCGGCGAGGGCTAATGCAAAGATTAGGCTATTTTCCGGACCGTCCGGGCTCACTACTTCATTGCATGATTCGCATTTCACGTCGTAATCGGTGAGATCCATACAGGTCCGACCGTCTCATGCCATCCTTATTATACTAGGCTTCTGACGCTTTTTGAACGAACTCCTCAGGAGAACAGTCGGTGTATTTGCCTTCGTACTGCCCGTGGCAGCTCGGGCAGAGTGTGATGAGATTTGAGAGATCGTTCATGTCACGCCATTCCGAATCGTCGAAGCGAGAACGCGGAGTGATGTGATGGACCGATGGTTCCCGGCCGAGTTCCGTCTCATGTGAACCACAAATTCGGCAGGTTCTAGAATCGCGTTCGAGGCACTTTCGCCGTTGTCGTGACCAGTTCGGTCCATAGCCTTTCGCAGAGTAGGGTGAATCCAGGCCGACGGACTTGTAGACTGATGCTACCAAAAGCTTGGTCAAAGTATGCGTCATATCACGGCGCTAGCGCACTGCTCCGATATAATACTGATTACGAACTAAGAATGTCTTCTATCTCGTCAATTTCGTCATTAGTGAGTTCGCCCTGGAGGCGGCGATCGCCCTTCTCCGTGATCTGGTAGAGGCTTGCTTGCTCATCCGCATACTCGACGAGACCCGCGTCGTGGAGCTTCCGAATCCGCTTGCGGACGGTATCGGCCTTGTAATCGATGTTGGCAGCGATGACTTTGGGCGTCGACACTAACGGTTCCTCCGACCCGTTATTCAAGAACTCAAGAATATGGTCGGCGGAGCCGCTCATGCCGGCCACCCTCTGTCGTCGCATTTCGTCCGTAGTTCGGACATTGGTGTGTTAACTGTCGTGGTGTGATTTTATCAATCCTTAGGGTCGCGGTACGCCACCCACAGTACCATTGATTGGAGTACGTTCGTGAGTAGCATTGATTGTAGTCCCCGAATGAATTGATTAACTTCCGTTTTCTAGCGGTTGCCAATCATTAGTACTATGGATTAGAGTTAAGTAGGTGCGTTGATACATGGGTTACATAGATGCCACTCGTCGTGAATCCCGTCCGGAAAACGAATGCCGGACCGCGGGTCCAGCGCGGTCGCGGCGTGTGGCGTCTATGCACCAAAAAGCACCGTTAACGCCATGATGTACTCCCACACCCATCGGAATAAAGCTACTCCCCAGATGACTAGGGGTGTCGCTGACCGACAGGTGTGGATGCGTGGCGTTTTCGGAAACTCT is a genomic window of Halostella limicola containing:
- a CDS encoding HNH endonuclease encodes the protein MTHTLTKLLVASVYKSVGLDSPYSAKGYGPNWSRQRRKCLERDSRTCRICGSHETELGREPSVHHITPRSRFDDSEWRDMNDLSNLITLCPSCHGQYEGKYTDCSPEEFVQKASEA
- a CDS encoding helix-turn-helix transcriptional regulator translates to MSGSADHILEFLNNGSEEPLVSTPKVIAANIDYKADTVRKRIRKLHDAGLVEYADEQASLYQITEKGDRRLQGELTNDEIDEIEDILSS